Genomic DNA from Flavobacterium sp. N502540:
AGTCTGTCATAATCGGGCGCAAAAAAAATATATTTGTTTTCCTTTTTCAGGTTCCAATATAAACCATTATCTGTATTTGGATTTTTTGTACCCTTGCCATATTTTAACTCAATTTTCTTTAAAATTTCCGATTTTAAACCCGGAGTTTTCATTTCTATTCTCAGTCCGTAAATTTTATTCTCGGCATTAAAATTTTGTAACGTATTCGATAATTCGTTTTCATTTTTGATTGGTTTTAAATCAATATGAGCACCACCAAATCTTGAAATACTGTCTGTTTTGAGTTTTTCGGCGTTTATTTGAAAGATGATTTTTTGTCCTTCCAGATCAATTCCTTCAAAACTATATTTTTCAGATTTTTTTACTTCAATTAATAAACAGAACGGATATTCTACAGTTTCAACACCAATACGTAAATTGTCATTAAAATCTATCACATTTTTTATTGGTTCGTTTAGATTTAATTTTAGTACATCTATTTTCTTTTGTCCGTTGCAAGAAATCATTAAGGGTAAAATGGCAAGTAGTAAAAGTTGTTTCATAAAATAAGCCGAAAGGTTAAAAAAATCAATATTAATCAAAATATTGAAAAATCAGTTAATTATATTTTTATTCCATAAGTTGATTGCAAAGTTTCTAAAAACTTTTGGGCTTTTTTCAAATGCTGTATCAAATTTATAATTGCCGCCTTCAAATGTTTTTTCTCCGTTATCGTCAATTCCTACTTGAACCTTGCTTTCTCCGCGCATGGCAAATTTTTGTTTTCCTTCATACATGATAATTTTCATTTCGCAAGGACTCACATCGCCATGGCATACAATTTTGTACATTAACCAAATTTCGGCAATTTCGTTATGGTCTAAATCAGTAATTTTAAAGGTGTTTTTTACAAATGACGCCACAATATCAACCGGACAATCATCGATGTAATCATATACTTTCCAAGTTTGAATTACCTGGTTGTTTTTTACTAAAAAATGATACCCAAATAATTCTGCATCACCACTTTCGTCATATTCATGCTGAAATTTTTCATTTCTGCGGCTTCCTGTTTCTGTAGTGATTACAATATTATCTCCTAATTGATCTTTCCATCGAACGGCATTTTTTATGAATCCTTCATATTTTAATGATTTTGGAAATTGTGAAGAATCAATATCAATTATTTGTAAATTTTCCTTTTTCGGCTCAATTGATTTTTCATTTTCAAGTTCTATTCTAAGCTGTTTTGTTTCCTGCTTGCAACCAATAAAACTTGCACTCGATAGTATTAAAATTAGAATTCGTTTTTTCATTTTTAATTGGGTTAAAAAATTCCGTTAGCATAAACTAAAGCAATGACCAAAATAGTTATAAATAAACTCAAAATCATTGCTGCATTACGCAAATTAGTTTGTTGTTGTTTCTTAAATATGTAAATTTCTACTAGCAGAAATAGTAAAAATACAATTGAAAAAATCAAGCTTAATTCAAAAATCCTATCAATTTCGGCAATAAAACTAAAGCTATCTTGTTGTATGTATTCTGGCAAAGTATAATAAGCTCCGTTGTAAATTATTAGGAGAGCCCCCACTACTATTGCAATTCTGATTAATATGAATTTGTGTGTTTTCATCTCTATATTCCGTCCGCAAAACCCGGATTATTGCATTTAAAGTTTTTTGGGGTTTCAATTTCAATAAATTTCATTTCATTCAAATTTATTTCCCAAAGTTTATGAATGTTTGTCAGAATTGCTTTTGAATTATCCTCATATTCCATTAAATACTTACTTTCTTCTCTATTTTCTAATTTTAAAGTAATTGTTGAATAACATTTTTTTGGATAACTACTTCTGACAATCAGTTCATCTTTTATTACAAAATTTGCTTTTACTTCGTCATAATAATTAATAAATTGCTCTATCGTTATTTTACTTTTTCCATTTCTGCAATTGCCAACTTTTAAAGAATATTCTGAAACTGCATATTTTTCATTTTCGGAATATTCTTCAATCATTGCCCCAAAACATATGTGAAAATTATACTTATTTAATTCTTTCGTTGTTCTTCCTATAAAGGAAATATCCAAACTATCTTTATAAATTACTTGAGCCGTTTGCAAATTTATTTTTCCTGAATTATCACTTTTTGTATTTGGCTTAATTTCTAATTTGCTTTTCTTCTGCAAATTATCATTACAACTTATTAGTAGTTGTCCAATTATAAAAAGATAAATTAGTTTCTTCATTTTAATTAATCTGTTTGTTAATTACGGATTTTTCAAAAATTACCGCCAATTAAATGGCAATAGAGCACAAATTTTAAAAAAGATAATGTTGATCAACCGATATAAATTCGCCCGGAATAATTAAATATTCGTGAAAATTCTTTTGTTTTTATGCCTTTTTTGAGTTTCGAGATTC
This window encodes:
- a CDS encoding M949_RS01915 family surface polysaccharide biosynthesis protein, whose protein sequence is MKKRILILILSSASFIGCKQETKQLRIELENEKSIEPKKENLQIIDIDSSQFPKSLKYEGFIKNAVRWKDQLGDNIVITTETGSRRNEKFQHEYDESGDAELFGYHFLVKNNQVIQTWKVYDYIDDCPVDIVASFVKNTFKITDLDHNEIAEIWLMYKIVCHGDVSPCEMKIIMYEGKQKFAMRGESKVQVGIDDNGEKTFEGGNYKFDTAFEKSPKVFRNFAINLWNKNIIN